One stretch of Juglans microcarpa x Juglans regia isolate MS1-56 chromosome 3D, Jm3101_v1.0, whole genome shotgun sequence DNA includes these proteins:
- the LOC121255247 gene encoding lysine-specific demethylase JMJ706-like, which translates to MKKQSPLKAAKAFTSRAANVAIDESHFAELEWIDDILECPVYHPSKIEFEDPLTYLQNIAPEASKYGICKIIPPIDASVPASVVLMKEHRNFKFETVVQPFRLAKWDVNDKISFYRRGRQYTYREFEKMANKESACQVSCSSCDSPAYMEKEFWHRLVRGKKETVEYGVNVDGSAFSCDPRDQLGKSKWNLKNLSRLHKSVLRLVGRVIPGITDPMLYIGMKFGMFAWHVEDHYLYSINYHHSGAPKTWYGVPGHAAPQFERVVHDHVYSRDIISSNGEDGAFELLSEKTTMFLPSILLQHHVPVYKAVQVPGEFVITFPRAYHAGFSHGFNCGEAVNFATADWFPMGELASQRYALLKKIPIISYEELLCNEAMLLLMSSKQDNSGDSSTDVVSQRAVKISFVRLIRQHKQALHRIKPSSASSPHAQGTLLCGLCKRDCYLAFNMCNFCNSVPLCLFHEIDLLHCSCGHERTIFLRSDVSAMEDAAKKFEQEEGIFSGLQNSSLLYY; encoded by the exons ATGAAAAAACAAAGTCCATTGAAGGCTGCAAAAGCTTTTACATCGCGTGCAGCGAATGTTGCGATTGATGAGTCTCACTTCGCAGAATTAGAATGGATAGATGACATTTTAGAGTGTCCTGTATACCATCCATCGAAGATAGAGTTCGAGGATCCTCTAACTTATCTTCAAAATATTGCTCCTGAAGCTTCTAAATATG GAATCTGCAAGATTATTCCCCCAATAGATGCTTCTGTTCCAGCCAGTGTGGTACTGATGAAAGAACATAGGAACTTCAAGTTCGAAACTGTAGTGCAACCTTTTCGGCTTGCTAAATGGGATGTGAATGATAAGATCTCATTTTATAGAAGAGGAAG gCAATATACCTACCGTGAGTTCGAGAAGATGGCAAACAAGGAATCTGCTTGTCAAGTTTCTTGCTCTTCATGTGATTCTCCTGCATACATGGAGAAAGAGTTCTGGCATCGATTGGTTCGTGGAAAGAAAGAAACCGTTGAATATGGAGTCAATGTTGATGGCAGTGCCTTTTCATGTGATCCTAGGGATCAGCTTGGGAAGAGCAAATGGAACTTGAAG AATCTGTCAAGGCTTCACAAGTCCGTTTTGCGTTTGGTTGGAAGAGTTATTCCG GGAATTACGGATCCAATGCTTTACATTGGAATGAAATTTGGTATGTTTGCATGGCACGTGGAAGATCACTATCTGTACAG CATTAACTATCATCACTCTGGTGCACCCAAAACTTGGTATGGAGTTCCTGGTCATGCAGCTCCGCAGTTTGAAAGGGTAGTCCATGATCATGTTTACTCTCGAGATATCATATCATCCAATGGAGAGGATGGTGCTTTTGAACTGCTTTCCGAAAAAACCACAATGTTTCTTCCAAGTATTTTGCTACAACATCATGTACCTGTCTACAAGGCTGTGCAGGTGCCAGGGGAGTTTGTCATTACCTTTCCTAGAGCATATCATGCAGGATTTAGCCATG gttttaaTTGTGGAGAGGCAGTAAACTTTGCAACTGCAGATTGGTTTCCAATGGGGGAATTGGCCAGTCAACGATATGCCCTTCTTAAGAAGATTCCAATAATATCATACGAGGAACTCCTCTGTAATGAAGCAATGCTTTTACTCATGTCTTCGAAACAAGACAATTCTGGTGACTCATCCACAGATGTAGTCTCACAGCGTGCTGTCAAGATTTCTTTTGTACGCCTCATAAGGCAGCATAAGCAGGCGCTTCATCGCATAAAACCATCATCTGCTTCTTCCCCACATGCTCAAGGAACTCTCTTATGCGGCCTTTGCAAGCGCGACTGTTACTTGGCATTCAATATGTGCAACTTCTGCAACTCTGTTCCTTTATGCCTCTTTCATG AGATTGATTTGCTTCATTGTTCATGTGGACACGAACGTACTATTTTTCTGAGGTCGGACGTATCAGCAATGGAAGATGCAGCCAAAAAATTTGAGCAAGAAGAAGGAATATTTTCGGGTCTTCAAAATTCAAGTTTGTTGTATTATTGA